In one Shinella zoogloeoides genomic region, the following are encoded:
- a CDS encoding inositol monophosphatase family protein yields the protein MARSALLNVMVQAAFKAGKSLARDFGEVQNLQVSLKGPGDYVSQADRKAEKLIRDELMKARPTYGFLGEESEEIVGTDGAHRWIVDPLDGTTNFLHGIPYFAVSIALERNGEIVAAVVLNPATDELFTAERGGGAFLNDRRLRVAARKNLSDAVIGCGMPHLGRGNHGKFLIEQRHVMGEVAGMRCLGAAALDLAYVAAGRFDGYWERGLSAWDIAAGILLIREAGGYATDLEGGNAMFETGAIVCGNEYIHKALREVLHRPVPTR from the coding sequence ATGGCTCGCTCAGCTCTTCTCAACGTCATGGTTCAGGCCGCCTTCAAGGCCGGCAAGTCGCTCGCCCGCGATTTCGGCGAAGTGCAGAACCTGCAGGTCTCGCTCAAGGGGCCGGGCGACTATGTCTCCCAGGCCGACCGCAAGGCGGAGAAGCTGATCCGCGACGAGCTGATGAAGGCACGCCCGACCTACGGCTTCCTCGGCGAGGAATCCGAGGAGATCGTCGGCACGGACGGCGCGCATCGCTGGATCGTCGATCCGCTCGACGGCACGACCAACTTCCTGCACGGCATTCCGTATTTTGCCGTCTCGATCGCGCTGGAGCGCAATGGCGAGATCGTCGCAGCCGTCGTGCTGAACCCGGCGACGGACGAGCTCTTCACCGCCGAGCGCGGCGGCGGCGCCTTCCTCAACGATCGCCGCCTGCGCGTGGCGGCCCGCAAGAACCTGTCGGACGCCGTCATCGGCTGCGGCATGCCGCATCTCGGCCGCGGCAACCACGGCAAGTTCCTCATCGAGCAGCGCCATGTGATGGGCGAGGTTGCCGGCATGCGCTGCCTCGGCGCCGCCGCGCTCGACCTTGCCTATGTCGCGGCCGGCCGTTTCGACGGATACTGGGAGCGGGGCCTTTCCGCCTGGGACATCGCGGCCGGCATCCTCCTGATTCGCGAGGCCGGCGGCTATGCGACCGATCTCGAAGGCGGCAACGCCATGTTCGAGACCGGCGCGATCGTCTGCGGCAACGAATATATCCACAAGGCGCTGCGCGAAGTGCTGCACCGCCCGGTGCCGACGCGCTGA
- a CDS encoding tetratricopeptide repeat protein, whose protein sequence is MIRAALSQASRIAPMAFFAMGVLMAAPVLAEPAKKGPSVTPDDTTEPVKGLANDVQPGFVAETPETGKDGEKPADGPSGGLTVLERMGAELPDLPAEKPFTGKVDDAYGAFQRGRYLTAMELALPRAQLGDPAAQTLVAEILDRGLGVKRNREQAIFWYEQAANGGDPTGMFKYAVLLMERSRSKEDRKKADELMKKSADLGNASAQFNYAQVLVADSPGEKGLRDAMPYYEKSAEQGIADAQYALSQIYINLKDLPEEKTKRAREWLVRAARAGYDTAQLDLGMWLVNGTAGERDYDAGFKWMKRAAEGGNPVAQSKLAQLYIHAIGTRSNPVEAAKWFVLARRAGLNDPSLEDFYLGLNDEQQKAAVAAANKFRSGS, encoded by the coding sequence ATGATCAGGGCCGCCCTCTCGCAAGCTAGCCGTATCGCGCCGATGGCGTTTTTTGCCATGGGCGTTCTCATGGCCGCGCCTGTCCTCGCGGAACCGGCCAAGAAAGGGCCTTCCGTCACCCCGGACGATACGACGGAACCGGTAAAGGGCCTGGCGAACGACGTGCAGCCCGGCTTCGTTGCCGAGACCCCGGAGACCGGGAAGGATGGGGAAAAGCCGGCCGACGGTCCGTCCGGCGGCCTCACCGTGCTGGAGCGCATGGGGGCGGAACTGCCTGACCTGCCGGCGGAAAAGCCCTTCACCGGCAAGGTTGACGATGCCTATGGCGCGTTCCAGCGCGGCCGTTACCTCACCGCGATGGAGCTGGCCCTGCCGCGCGCGCAGCTCGGCGATCCGGCGGCGCAGACGCTGGTCGCCGAAATCCTTGACCGCGGCCTCGGCGTCAAGCGGAACCGCGAACAGGCCATCTTCTGGTACGAGCAGGCGGCCAATGGCGGCGATCCCACAGGCATGTTCAAGTATGCCGTCCTTCTCATGGAGCGCTCGCGCTCGAAGGAGGACCGCAAGAAGGCCGACGAACTGATGAAGAAGTCCGCCGATCTCGGCAATGCCTCGGCGCAGTTCAACTACGCGCAGGTGCTGGTGGCCGACAGTCCCGGCGAGAAGGGCCTGCGCGATGCCATGCCCTATTACGAGAAATCCGCAGAGCAAGGCATTGCGGACGCGCAATATGCGCTGTCGCAGATCTACATCAACCTGAAGGACCTGCCGGAGGAGAAGACGAAGCGGGCCCGCGAATGGCTGGTGCGCGCGGCGCGCGCGGGGTACGACACGGCCCAGCTCGATCTCGGCATGTGGCTGGTGAACGGCACGGCCGGCGAGCGCGACTACGATGCAGGCTTCAAGTGGATGAAGCGGGCGGCGGAGGGCGGCAACCCGGTCGCCCAGAGCAAGCTCGCCCAGCTCTACATCCACGCCATCGGCACCAGGTCCAACCCGGTCGAGGCGGCGAAATGGTTCGTGCTGGCGCGCCGCGCCGGGCTCAACGATCCCTCGCTGGAAGACTTCTATCTCGGCCTCAACGACGAGCAACAGAAGGCCGCGGTCGCCGCGGCCAACAAGTTCCGCTCGGGGTCCTGA
- a CDS encoding thiamine phosphate synthase, translated as MSDVETRCRLVLILPEGEDLSARAAMLEGALKGGDVASVILPQYGLDDGQFQKHAEVLVPIVQKAGAAALVAGDTRVAGRVKADGIHVTGGVEELGEVVEKFTPQLIVGGGNATDRHKALEVGEVQPDYIFFGKIGGDIKPEAHPKNVALAEWWASMVEIPCIVLGGTDPQSALVVAEAGAEFVALDKAVFADPAQAPHVVAAVNALLDEKAPRFEQ; from the coding sequence ATGTCCGATGTCGAAACCCGCTGCCGCCTGGTGCTGATCCTTCCCGAGGGCGAGGACCTTTCCGCGCGGGCCGCGATGCTGGAAGGCGCGCTGAAGGGCGGTGACGTCGCTTCGGTGATCCTGCCGCAATACGGGCTGGACGACGGCCAGTTCCAGAAGCACGCCGAGGTGCTGGTGCCGATCGTGCAGAAAGCCGGCGCGGCGGCGCTCGTCGCCGGCGATACGCGCGTGGCCGGCCGGGTGAAGGCCGACGGTATTCATGTGACGGGTGGCGTCGAGGAACTGGGCGAGGTGGTCGAGAAGTTCACGCCGCAGCTCATCGTCGGCGGCGGCAATGCGACGGACCGGCACAAGGCGCTGGAGGTCGGCGAGGTTCAGCCGGACTATATCTTCTTCGGCAAGATCGGCGGAGACATCAAGCCGGAAGCGCATCCGAAGAACGTGGCGCTTGCCGAATGGTGGGCGTCGATGGTCGAAATTCCCTGCATCGTGCTCGGCGGCACGGATCCGCAGTCGGCGCTTGTCGTGGCCGAGGCCGGCGCGGAATTCGTGGCGCTCGACAAGGCGGTGTTCGCCGATCCGGCGCAGGCGCCGCATGTGGTTGCCGCCGTCAACGCTTTGCTTGACGAAAAAGCGCCACGGTTTGAGCAATAG
- a CDS encoding sulfite exporter TauE/SafE family protein has product MSIDPSIYYAAIPAVVLVGLTKGGMGEALALMGVPLLAMAVPPVQAAAILLPILVVMDCVSLWIWRQHNDRTLLKMLLPGALLGIAIGWATSAYVPRDALRLIIGVITVLFALRYFYNSWRVRHGHVIHAKPHRLAPAAFLGTLSGYGSFVAHAGGAPFQVYGLPLKLPPRDYTGAAVRFFAILNFIKLGPYFALGQLDTENLTISATLVPLAILATALGGFAVKRMKPDVFYPFMYAMALVAGLKLSYDGVLAFL; this is encoded by the coding sequence ATGTCCATCGACCCCAGCATCTATTATGCCGCCATCCCCGCCGTTGTCCTCGTCGGCCTCACCAAGGGGGGCATGGGAGAGGCGCTGGCGCTGATGGGCGTGCCGCTGCTGGCCATGGCCGTGCCGCCGGTGCAGGCCGCCGCCATCTTGCTGCCGATCCTCGTAGTGATGGATTGCGTCTCGCTATGGATCTGGCGCCAGCACAACGACCGCACATTGCTGAAGATGCTGCTGCCGGGCGCCCTCCTCGGCATCGCGATCGGCTGGGCGACCTCCGCCTACGTGCCGCGTGATGCCCTGCGCCTCATCATCGGCGTCATCACGGTGCTCTTCGCGCTGCGCTACTTCTACAACAGCTGGCGGGTGCGCCACGGCCATGTCATCCACGCCAAGCCGCACCGGCTTGCTCCGGCGGCCTTCCTCGGCACGCTTTCCGGCTATGGCAGCTTCGTCGCCCATGCCGGCGGTGCGCCGTTCCAGGTCTACGGCCTGCCGCTGAAGCTGCCGCCGCGCGATTATACCGGCGCGGCCGTGCGCTTCTTCGCCATCCTCAATTTCATAAAGCTCGGTCCCTATTTCGCGCTCGGCCAGCTCGATACGGAGAACCTGACGATCTCCGCCACGCTCGTCCCGCTGGCCATCCTGGCGACCGCCCTCGGCGGTTTCGCCGTCAAGCGCATGAAGCCGGACGTCTTCTATCCCTTCATGTACGCCATGGCCCTCGTCGCCGGCCTGAAGCTCTCCTACGACGGCGTGCTCGCCTTCCTCTGA
- a CDS encoding ArsR/SmtB family transcription factor, with the protein MAHPDPFAAIADPNRRFLLEELRRAPRTVNELSEGLPISRPAVSQHLKALLDSNLVSVKAEGTKRIYAINAKGFDGLNLWLDQFWS; encoded by the coding sequence ATGGCGCACCCGGACCCCTTCGCTGCGATTGCCGATCCCAACCGCAGGTTCCTGCTGGAGGAGTTGCGCCGTGCCCCGCGCACCGTCAACGAACTGTCCGAAGGCCTGCCGATCAGCCGTCCGGCGGTATCGCAGCACCTCAAGGCGCTGCTCGATTCCAACCTCGTCAGCGTGAAGGCCGAGGGCACGAAGCGTATCTACGCGATCAACGCCAAGGGCTTCGACGGGCTCAATCTCTGGCTCGACCAGTTCTGGTCCTGA
- a CDS encoding YdcH family protein, whose product MTIEAHLATLEKKHFALEEELHAAVTRPSSEDQTIADIKRRKLRIKDEIERLRSSSH is encoded by the coding sequence ATGACGATTGAGGCTCATCTGGCCACGCTGGAAAAGAAGCATTTTGCTCTGGAGGAAGAGCTGCATGCTGCCGTAACGCGCCCCTCTTCGGAGGATCAGACAATCGCGGACATCAAGCGTCGCAAGCTGCGCATCAAGGATGAGATCGAGCGTCTTCGCTCTTCATCCCACTGA
- a CDS encoding YdcH family protein, which yields MADQEQAELRLAVARLRQEHEDYDAAINAMIQIGCEALRIQRMKKKKLILKDTISKLEDQIIPDIIA from the coding sequence ATGGCAGACCAGGAACAGGCTGAATTGCGGCTTGCCGTTGCACGGCTGCGCCAGGAGCACGAAGACTACGACGCCGCGATCAACGCCATGATCCAGATCGGCTGCGAAGCCCTCAGAATCCAGCGCATGAAGAAGAAGAAGCTGATCCTGAAGGACACGATCTCCAAGCTGGAAGACCAGATCATTCCCGACATCATCGCCTGA
- the purE gene encoding 5-(carboxyamino)imidazole ribonucleotide mutase, protein MGSQSDWETMKNAADTLDALGVDYEARIISAHRTPDRLYSFARGAKAEGFKIIVAGAGGAAHLPGMAAAMTPLPVFGVPVQSKALSGQDSLLSIVQMPAGIPVGTLAIGKAGAVNAALLAAAVLALNDPELAHRLDEWRENQSNAVAEYPVDGPL, encoded by the coding sequence ATGGGAAGCCAGTCCGACTGGGAGACGATGAAGAACGCCGCCGATACGCTCGATGCGCTCGGCGTCGATTACGAGGCCCGCATCATTTCGGCGCACCGCACGCCCGACCGGCTCTATAGTTTCGCGCGCGGCGCCAAGGCGGAAGGCTTCAAGATCATCGTCGCAGGCGCCGGCGGCGCGGCGCATCTGCCGGGCATGGCGGCCGCCATGACGCCGCTGCCGGTCTTCGGCGTTCCTGTCCAGTCCAAGGCGCTGTCCGGCCAGGACAGCCTCCTGTCCATCGTCCAGATGCCGGCCGGCATTCCCGTCGGCACGCTCGCCATCGGCAAGGCCGGCGCGGTCAACGCGGCCCTCCTTGCCGCCGCCGTGCTCGCCCTCAACGATCCCGAGCTTGCCCATCGCCTCGACGAATGGCGCGAGAACCAGTCGAACGCCGTTGCCGAATATCCCGTGGACGGCCCCCTATGA
- a CDS encoding 5-(carboxyamino)imidazole ribonucleotide synthase gives MSATTIGIIGGGQLGRMLAMAAARLSLRTVILEPQADCPAAQVANAQIVAAYDDPDALAELARLCDVVTYEFENVPVAAAEALANAVPVFPPPRALEVSQDRLVEKSFIRDCGIPTADFAAVDSQADLEAALDLFGGVGVLKTRRLGYDGKGQRLFRSPAESRDGAFEALGGVPLILESLVPFEREISIIAARDRDGTIACYDPAENVHQNGILHTSTLPARVGEATADQARKAARAILDSLSYVGVIGVEFFVLPDGGLVANEIAPRVHNSGHWTEAACIVSQFEQHIRAVAGHTLGDPRRHSDCVMQNLIGDDIDDLPTWLARPGVLVHLYGKTEARPGRKMGHVTQIFD, from the coding sequence ATGAGCGCCACCACGATCGGCATCATCGGCGGCGGACAGCTTGGCCGCATGCTGGCCATGGCGGCCGCGCGCCTCAGCCTGCGCACCGTCATCCTCGAGCCGCAGGCCGATTGTCCGGCCGCACAGGTCGCCAATGCGCAGATCGTCGCGGCCTATGACGATCCGGACGCGCTCGCCGAACTCGCACGCCTTTGCGACGTCGTGACTTACGAATTCGAGAACGTGCCCGTCGCGGCCGCCGAGGCGCTGGCGAATGCCGTGCCGGTCTTTCCGCCGCCACGCGCCCTGGAAGTCTCGCAGGACCGGCTCGTCGAAAAGAGCTTCATCCGCGATTGCGGCATTCCCACCGCCGATTTCGCCGCCGTGGACAGCCAGGCCGATCTGGAAGCCGCGCTCGACCTTTTCGGCGGCGTCGGCGTGCTCAAGACACGCCGGCTTGGCTATGACGGCAAGGGGCAGCGGCTCTTCCGCTCGCCGGCCGAAAGCCGCGATGGCGCCTTCGAGGCGCTCGGCGGCGTGCCGCTGATCCTCGAAAGCCTCGTGCCCTTCGAGCGGGAAATCTCGATCATCGCTGCGCGCGACCGCGACGGCACGATCGCCTGCTACGATCCGGCGGAGAATGTCCACCAGAACGGCATCCTGCACACCTCCACCCTTCCCGCCCGCGTCGGCGAGGCGACGGCCGACCAGGCCCGCAAGGCGGCGCGCGCGATTCTCGACAGCCTGTCCTATGTCGGGGTCATCGGCGTCGAATTCTTCGTGCTGCCGGATGGCGGGCTGGTTGCCAACGAGATTGCGCCGCGCGTGCACAATTCCGGCCACTGGACGGAGGCGGCCTGCATCGTCTCGCAGTTCGAGCAGCATATCCGCGCCGTCGCCGGCCACACGCTCGGCGATCCCCGCCGCCATTCGGACTGCGTGATGCAGAATCTCATCGGCGACGACATCGACGACCTGCCCACCTGGCTCGCCAGACCCGGCGTGCTCGTCCATCTCTACGGCAAGACGGAAGCCCGGCCCGGCCGGAAAATGGGGCATGTTACCCAGATTTTCGACTGA
- the ykgO gene encoding type B 50S ribosomal protein L36 encodes MKIKNSLKSLKARHRENRLVRRKGRIYIINKQNPRFKARQG; translated from the coding sequence ATGAAGATCAAGAATTCGCTCAAGTCGCTCAAGGCTCGCCACCGCGAGAACCGCCTTGTTCGCCGCAAGGGCCGTATCTACATCATCAACAAGCAGAACCCGCGCTTCAAGGCTCGTCAGGGCTGA
- a CDS encoding alpha/beta fold hydrolase, protein MPPPLRLMLTIFIAAPIALALAGYAFTAWKTRTLEQAFPNVGELIDIGGIRMNSVFVPAGGTADLPPVVFIHGASGNLRDQMHAFRNRLEGRADLLFLDRPGHGYSQRGGPENAWPDGQAHAIARLMEKRGIGKAIIVGHSFGGAIAASFALEHPEKTAGLLFLAPATHPWPGGVDWYYDLARMPVIGWLFTRIVALPAGLSRIDSGTRFVFAPNPRPDDYIEATAPALVLRPATFRNNSIDVANLLDYVRRVQPRYREIRTPTVIVTGDTDGVVYEEIHSRGLVRDIEGSELVWIHNLGHKPDYVVTDLAVEALEKIAGKDRDLQESARRAEARLAKDHGE, encoded by the coding sequence TTGCCTCCTCCCCTTCGCCTCATGCTGACCATTTTCATTGCTGCCCCCATCGCCCTCGCGCTCGCCGGCTACGCCTTCACGGCGTGGAAGACCCGCACCTTGGAACAGGCCTTCCCGAATGTCGGCGAGTTGATCGACATCGGCGGCATCCGCATGAACAGCGTGTTCGTGCCCGCCGGCGGGACTGCCGACCTGCCGCCGGTCGTCTTCATCCACGGCGCCAGCGGCAACCTGCGCGACCAGATGCATGCCTTCCGCAATAGGCTGGAAGGCCGTGCCGACCTGCTCTTCCTTGACCGTCCCGGACACGGTTATTCGCAGCGCGGCGGGCCGGAAAATGCCTGGCCGGACGGGCAGGCGCACGCCATCGCCCGGCTGATGGAAAAGCGCGGCATCGGCAAGGCGATCATCGTCGGCCATTCCTTCGGCGGCGCCATTGCCGCAAGCTTTGCGCTGGAACATCCGGAAAAGACGGCGGGCCTGCTCTTCCTTGCGCCCGCCACCCATCCCTGGCCGGGCGGCGTCGACTGGTACTACGATCTTGCCAGGATGCCGGTGATCGGCTGGCTCTTCACCCGCATCGTGGCGCTGCCCGCCGGCCTGTCGCGCATCGACAGCGGCACGCGCTTCGTCTTCGCGCCGAACCCGCGCCCGGACGACTACATCGAGGCCACGGCGCCGGCGCTCGTGCTGCGCCCGGCAACGTTCCGCAACAATTCGATCGACGTCGCCAACCTGCTGGACTATGTGCGCCGCGTACAGCCGCGCTACCGCGAGATCCGCACGCCGACGGTCATCGTCACCGGCGATACGGACGGCGTCGTCTATGAGGAAATCCACTCGCGCGGGCTGGTGCGGGATATCGAAGGTTCGGAACTCGTCTGGATCCATAATCTCGGCCACAAGCCGGACTACGTAGTGACGGACCTTGCCGTCGAGGCGCTCGAAAAGATCGCCGGCAAGGATCGCGACCTGCAGGAATCAGCAAGGCGGGCCGAAGCCCGCCTTGCGAAGGATCACGGCGAATAG
- the pyk gene encoding pyruvate kinase gives MRRNRKVKILATLGPASSDEQMIQKLHEAGADLFRINMSHASHDVMRTLISRIRAVEARCGRPIGILADLQGPKLRVGKFANGSEELKPGQTFTLDNKDTPGDSKRVYLPHPEILEAVKPGHRLLIDDGKLHLRADSADGKSIVCTVVSGTKISDRKGVSLPDTLLPVGALTEKDRVDLDAVLATGSVDWVALSFIQRPEDLAEVRKVARGRVGLMSKIEKPQAIERIDEIIELSDALMVARGDLGVEMPLEAVPGLQKQLIRACRRAGKPVVVATQMLESMISAPVPTRAEVSDVATAVFEGADAVMLSAESASGDYPFEAVSTMASIASKVERDPHYPGIIYAQRSTPEATGADAISLAARQIAETLKLSAIVCYTSSGTTGLRAARERPDTPVLALSPVIETARRLSVVWGLHCVVTGDAEDLDDMVNRACRIVVAEEFGKPGDRIIISAGVPLRTPGATNMLRIAYIGADGVSGV, from the coding sequence ATGAGACGGAACAGAAAAGTCAAAATCCTCGCCACGCTTGGACCCGCATCATCTGACGAGCAGATGATCCAGAAGCTGCATGAGGCGGGAGCAGACCTGTTCCGCATCAATATGAGCCATGCCAGCCACGACGTGATGCGCACGCTGATCAGCCGCATCCGCGCCGTGGAGGCGCGCTGTGGCCGCCCGATCGGCATTCTCGCCGACCTTCAGGGCCCGAAGCTGCGCGTCGGCAAGTTCGCCAACGGCTCGGAAGAGCTGAAGCCCGGCCAGACATTCACGCTCGACAACAAGGACACGCCCGGCGACAGCAAGCGCGTCTACCTGCCGCACCCGGAAATCCTCGAAGCGGTCAAGCCTGGCCACCGCCTGCTGATCGACGACGGCAAGCTGCACCTGCGCGCCGACAGCGCCGACGGCAAGTCGATCGTCTGCACCGTCGTTTCCGGCACCAAGATCTCCGACCGCAAGGGCGTCAGCCTGCCCGACACGCTGCTGCCCGTCGGCGCGCTGACGGAGAAGGACCGCGTCGACCTCGATGCGGTTCTCGCGACCGGCAGCGTCGACTGGGTGGCGCTCTCCTTCATCCAGCGCCCGGAAGACCTTGCCGAAGTGCGCAAGGTCGCCCGCGGCCGCGTCGGCCTCATGTCGAAGATCGAGAAACCCCAGGCCATCGAGCGCATCGACGAGATCATCGAACTCTCCGACGCGCTGATGGTGGCGCGCGGCGACCTCGGCGTGGAAATGCCGCTGGAAGCCGTTCCAGGCCTGCAGAAGCAGCTCATCCGCGCCTGCCGCCGCGCCGGCAAGCCGGTCGTCGTCGCCACGCAGATGCTGGAATCGATGATTTCCGCACCGGTGCCGACCCGCGCCGAGGTATCCGACGTCGCGACCGCTGTCTTTGAAGGCGCGGACGCCGTCATGCTGTCGGCCGAATCCGCTTCGGGCGATTACCCGTTCGAGGCCGTCTCCACCATGGCGTCGATCGCCAGCAAGGTCGAGCGCGACCCCCACTATCCGGGCATCATCTACGCCCAGCGCTCGACGCCGGAAGCGACCGGCGCGGACGCCATCTCGCTGGCCGCCCGCCAGATCGCGGAAACGCTGAAGCTGTCGGCCATCGTCTGTTACACCTCGTCGGGCACGACGGGCCTGCGCGCCGCGCGCGAGCGGCCGGACACGCCGGTGCTTGCGCTGTCGCCGGTCATTGAGACGGCGCGCCGCCTTTCGGTGGTCTGGGGCCTGCACTGCGTCGTCACGGGCGATGCGGAAGACCTTGACGACATGGTCAACCGCGCCTGCCGCATCGTCGTTGCCGAGGAATTCGGCAAGCCGGGCGACCGCATCATCATCTCCGCCGGCGTTCCCCTCCGCACGCCGGGCGCGACGAACATGCTGCGCATCGCCTATATCGGCGCCGACGGCGTCAGCGGCGTCTGA
- a CDS encoding N-formylglutamate amidohydrolase codes for MQDHPPFEIIDGDTGLGLVILADHATNRLPERYGRLGLPESAFERHIAYDIGVEGVVRGLAGRLNAPVVMSRFSRLLIDPNRGEDDPTLVMRISDGAIVPGNHPITPEEWQHRLQTYHRPYHDAVSRTIASVAARTGKAPLVISMHSFTPTWKGVARPWQVTVLWDSDPRAVRPLLTELAAPGDVVVGDNEPYDGALRGDTMFRHCMKPGIPHALIEIRQDEIGSEAGIARWVDRLAPVLSRLNADEALHTYEIFPSRTGPY; via the coding sequence ATGCAGGATCATCCTCCCTTCGAGATCATTGACGGCGACACCGGCCTCGGGCTCGTCATCCTGGCGGACCACGCCACCAATCGCCTGCCCGAACGCTACGGCCGCCTCGGCCTGCCGGAAAGCGCCTTCGAGCGGCACATCGCCTACGATATCGGCGTCGAGGGCGTGGTGCGCGGCCTTGCCGGCCGGCTGAACGCGCCGGTCGTCATGAGCCGCTTCTCCCGCCTTCTCATCGACCCCAATCGCGGGGAAGACGACCCGACGCTCGTCATGCGCATTTCCGACGGCGCGATCGTTCCAGGCAATCATCCGATCACGCCTGAAGAATGGCAGCACCGGCTCCAGACCTACCATCGGCCCTATCACGATGCCGTGTCCCGGACGATCGCGAGCGTTGCCGCCAGGACCGGAAAGGCCCCCCTCGTCATCTCCATGCATTCCTTCACGCCCACCTGGAAAGGCGTCGCGCGGCCCTGGCAGGTGACGGTGCTGTGGGACAGCGATCCACGCGCGGTCCGGCCCCTGCTCACGGAGCTTGCGGCACCGGGCGATGTCGTCGTCGGCGACAACGAGCCCTATGACGGCGCCCTGCGCGGCGACACCATGTTCCGCCACTGCATGAAGCCCGGCATTCCCCATGCCCTCATCGAGATCCGCCAGGACGAGATCGGCAGCGAGGCGGGCATCGCCCGCTGGGTCGACCGGCTCGCGCCGGTCCTGTCCCGGTTGAATGCGGACGAGGCCCTGCACACATACGAAATATTCCCCTCCCGCACCGGGCCCTATTGA
- a CDS encoding DUF1244 domain-containing protein has protein sequence MTELTREQQTEFEAAAFRRLVTHLRERSDVQNIDLMNLAGFCRNCLSNWYREAANEAGVSLDKEASREIVYGMPYEEWRERYQREASETQKAAFEINRPKE, from the coding sequence ATGACCGAGCTTACCAGAGAGCAGCAGACCGAATTCGAGGCCGCCGCCTTCCGCCGCCTCGTCACGCACCTGCGCGAGCGCAGCGACGTGCAGAACATCGACCTGATGAACCTTGCCGGCTTCTGCCGCAACTGCCTGTCGAACTGGTATCGCGAGGCCGCGAACGAGGCCGGCGTTTCCCTCGACAAGGAGGCTTCGCGCGAGATCGTCTACGGCATGCCCTACGAGGAATGGCGCGAGCGCTACCAGCGCGAGGCGAGCGAGACGCAAAAGGCGGCCTTCGAAATCAACCGTCCCAAGGAATGA
- a CDS encoding DUF2312 domain-containing protein, protein MSDAHGVARDQLRAFIERIERLEEEKKTIADDIKDVYGEAKGTGFDTKILRKVIQIRKQDKDERMEQEAILDTYLQALGMIELPQDAE, encoded by the coding sequence ATGTCGGATGCCCACGGCGTCGCCCGCGACCAGCTTCGCGCATTCATCGAGCGGATCGAACGCCTCGAGGAAGAAAAGAAAACCATCGCCGACGATATCAAGGACGTCTACGGCGAAGCCAAGGGCACCGGCTTCGACACCAAGATCCTGCGCAAGGTCATCCAGATCCGCAAGCAGGACAAGGACGAGCGCATGGAGCAGGAAGCGATCCTCGACACCTACCTGCAGGCCCTCGGCATGATCGAACTGCCGCAGGACGCCGAATAA